The proteins below come from a single uncultured Methanobrevibacter sp. genomic window:
- a CDS encoding DUF2264 domain-containing protein, which translates to MKLFSKNNPPSNKSDRQIWVNTLSKIANPVLTNMANETLKKNMPVEYVKKERAKFAHLEAVGRLICGISSWLELGSDNTEEGKLRGKYIDLATKGLVNICNPESRDYLIFNEPYQPLVDAAHLAEGLFRSKTQIWNRIESDGQHMILDALKKTRSIEPWINNWILFPSMIEAFILDITGECDFDRLTRGIYTYRDQWYCGDGQYGDGPNFHMDYYNSFVIHPMLTDTLMIMRKHSIEGHEFLDTHLNRLTRYATQLERLISPEGTYPVIGRSMLYRTAVFQALGQACLLERLPENVSPEQVRCGLTAVIKRQFADNSNFDKKGWLRFGFNGKQTGVAEEYSNTGSLYLCTTGFLPLGLPQNHRFWAGPAKEWTNLKAWNGKDIDSDMYIRE; encoded by the coding sequence ATGAAACTCTTTTCTAAAAATAATCCACCTTCAAATAAAAGTGACAGACAAATTTGGGTTAATACTCTTTCTAAAATAGCTAATCCTGTATTAACAAACATGGCTAATGAAACATTAAAAAAAAACATGCCTGTAGAGTATGTTAAAAAAGAAAGAGCGAAATTTGCTCATTTAGAGGCAGTGGGTCGTTTAATATGTGGTATTTCATCATGGTTGGAATTAGGTTCAGATAACACTGAAGAAGGAAAACTAAGAGGAAAATACATAGATTTAGCAACTAAAGGTTTGGTTAATATATGTAATCCTGAATCAAGAGACTATTTAATTTTCAATGAACCGTACCAGCCATTAGTTGACGCAGCACATTTAGCTGAAGGATTATTCAGATCTAAAACTCAAATTTGGAATAGAATAGAGTCTGATGGTCAACATATGATTTTAGATGCTTTAAAAAAGACTCGAAGTATTGAGCCATGGATTAATAATTGGATTTTATTTCCATCAATGATTGAGGCATTTATTTTAGATATTACTGGTGAATGTGATTTTGATAGGCTTACAAGAGGAATTTACACTTATCGTGACCAGTGGTACTGTGGAGATGGTCAATATGGAGATGGACCAAATTTTCACATGGATTATTATAATAGTTTTGTAATTCATCCGATGTTAACAGATACATTAATGATTATGAGAAAACACAGTATTGAAGGTCATGAATTTTTAGATACTCATTTAAACAGGTTAACCAGATATGCTACTCAGTTGGAGAGATTAATTTCACCAGAAGGAACATATCCTGTCATCGGCAGGTCAATGTTATATAGAACTGCAGTTTTTCAGGCATTAGGTCAAGCTTGTTTACTTGAAAGATTGCCTGAAAATGTAAGTCCTGAACAGGTTAGATGTGGATTAACTGCAGTTATTAAAAGACAGTTTGCAGATAACTCTAATTTTGATAAAAAAGGATGGTTGAGATTCGGTTTTAATGGAAAACAAACAGGTGTTGCTGAAGAGTATAGTAACACTGGTAGTTTATATCTATGTACTACAGGATTTTTACCATTAGGTTTACCACAAAATCATAGGTTCTGGGCAGGTCCTGCTAAAGAATGGACTAATTTAAAAGCATGGAATGGAAAAGATATTGACTCTGATATGTATATTAGAGAGTAA
- a CDS encoding nucleotide sugar dehydrogenase, which translates to MKICIIGQGYIGLPTAALFTKNHCEVVGVDVNKKVVETLNQGKIHIEEPGIKEIIKEAVEKGVYHASTTPTKADAFIITVPTPYIAENYTCDLSYVISACESIVPYLEKGNTVIVESTIAPMSMDDYVKPIFEKAGFTIGKDLYLAHCPERVLPGKIMYELVHNDRIVGGITPECSIKASEVYGQFVKGALIKTEAKTAELSKCMENTFRDVNIALANELTKICTKIGVNALDVIEMANKHPRVNLHSPGPGVGGHCLAIDPYFIYSKAPQEAKIIKLARDTNNSMPEFVYENVKKIIPKGKIAVLGVAYKGNTDDDRESPAYKIIAKLESDNYEINVYDPHVDNKNNVSLNEATQDASLLLILCDHDEFKNLDYNLIKENMKNPVIFDTKNIIKEVPEEIKLYNYGNLFTL; encoded by the coding sequence ATGAAAATTTGTATTATTGGACAAGGATATATCGGGTTGCCAACAGCAGCACTTTTTACGAAAAATCACTGTGAAGTTGTTGGAGTAGATGTAAACAAAAAAGTTGTTGAAACATTAAATCAGGGAAAAATCCATATTGAGGAACCTGGAATTAAAGAAATAATTAAAGAAGCTGTTGAAAAAGGAGTTTATCATGCTTCAACAACACCCACTAAAGCTGATGCATTTATAATAACCGTCCCTACACCATATATTGCTGAAAATTATACCTGTGATTTAAGCTATGTTATTAGTGCATGTGAATCTATAGTTCCTTATTTGGAAAAAGGAAATACTGTTATTGTTGAATCCACAATAGCTCCAATGTCTATGGATGATTATGTCAAACCTATTTTTGAAAAAGCAGGATTTACAATAGGAAAAGATTTATACCTTGCCCACTGCCCTGAAAGAGTTCTCCCTGGAAAAATAATGTACGAACTTGTTCATAATGATCGTATTGTAGGAGGAATAACTCCAGAATGTTCAATCAAAGCTAGTGAAGTTTATGGGCAATTTGTTAAAGGTGCATTAATAAAAACAGAAGCAAAAACTGCTGAATTATCCAAATGTATGGAAAATACTTTTAGAGACGTTAACATTGCATTAGCTAATGAACTTACAAAAATCTGTACTAAAATAGGAGTAAATGCTTTAGATGTTATTGAAATGGCTAATAAACATCCAAGAGTCAACTTACATTCTCCAGGACCTGGTGTTGGAGGACATTGTCTTGCTATTGACCCTTATTTTATTTACTCAAAAGCACCTCAAGAAGCAAAAATAATAAAATTAGCTAGAGATACCAATAATTCCATGCCGGAATTTGTTTATGAGAATGTTAAAAAAATAATTCCAAAAGGTAAAATAGCTGTTTTAGGAGTTGCTTACAAAGGAAATACTGATGATGATAGGGAAAGTCCAGCTTATAAAATAATAGCTAAATTAGAATCAGACAATTATGAAATAAATGTTTATGACCCACATGTAGATAATAAGAATAATGTGAGTTTAAATGAAGCTACACAAGATGCATCTCTACTTTTAATTTTATGTGATCATGATGAATTCAAAAATCTAGATTATAATTTAATTAAAGAAAATATGAAAAATCCAGTTATATTTGATACTAAAAATATAATAAAAGAAGTTCCCGAAGAAATTAAGCTTTATAATTATGGAAATTTATTTACTCTCTAA